From a region of the Flavobacterium sediminilitoris genome:
- a CDS encoding YbaB/EbfC family nucleoid-associated protein, protein MFGDIMGMMGKIKETQEKIEVTKKRLDTVLVDEQSSDGLLKVTLTANREIKSITLSDDLLQDKEMLEDYLVTVLNNAINKATNVNETELAAIAKDGMPNIPGMDFFK, encoded by the coding sequence ATGTTTGGAGATATTATGGGAATGATGGGCAAAATAAAAGAAACCCAAGAAAAAATCGAAGTCACAAAAAAACGCTTAGATACTGTTTTAGTTGACGAACAAAGTAGTGATGGATTACTTAAAGTTACTTTAACAGCCAATAGAGAAATAAAATCTATAACTTTAAGTGATGATTTACTTCAAGACAAAGAAATGCTAGAAGATTATTTAGTGACTGTTTTAAACAATGCTATTAATAAGGCAACTAATGTAAACGAAACAGAATTAGCTGCAATAGCTAAAGACGGTATGCCAAATATTCCTGGAATGGATTTTTTTAAATAA